From a region of the Anaerolineae bacterium genome:
- a CDS encoding AbrB/MazE/SpoVT family DNA-binding domain-containing protein, translating into MAERASVGPELGIATPPDAGRRLSIEAGDHVLVEIRDGYLVVIPAPEDCAARLRGLHRDVWVAEDP; encoded by the coding sequence ATGGCTGAGAGAGCCAGCGTCGGCCCCGAACTGGGGATCGCCACACCGCCGGATGCGGGCCGTCGGCTGAGCATCGAGGCTGGGGACCACGTACTGGTGGAGATCAGGGACGGCTACCTGGTGGTCATTCCTGCACCCGAGGACTGCGCCGCCCGCCTGCGCGGCCTCCATCGAGATGTCTGGGTGGCCGAGGACCCCTGA